A single Pelorhabdus rhamnosifermentans DNA region contains:
- a CDS encoding enolase C-terminal domain-like protein — MTSSNYSGTPIITDMQVIPVAGYDSMLLNLCGAHGPIFTRNIVILKDNLGHTGVGEVPGGDGILQTLKRACPLVVGQSIGFYNNILNLVRKQLVEGNATGPQSTVHKVTSKSEAAVLKQPHEINLRADNVLTAIEAALLDLLGQFLGVPVAALLGNGQQRDAVRMLGYLFYIGDQTETDLPYLNDSHSKDNWFRLRHEEALTPEAVVCLAEAATERYGFQDFKLKGGVMSGEKEMEAVAALAKRFPQARITLDPNGAWSLDEAISLCRNQHHVMAYAEDPCGAENGYSGREVMAEFRRATGMPVATNMIATDWRQMGHSVQLHSVDIPLADPHFWTMQGSVRIAQLCHEWGLTWGSHSNNHFDISLAMFTHVAAAAPGNITAIDTHWIWQEGEEHLTKEPFKIVGGMVKVPEKPGLGVEIDMEQVEKANKLYNKMVTGARDDAKSMQYLIPGWKYDPKRPSFVR, encoded by the coding sequence ATGACTAGTAGTAATTATTCAGGTACACCGATTATTACGGATATGCAGGTGATTCCTGTAGCGGGATATGATAGCATGCTACTGAATCTTTGCGGTGCTCATGGTCCGATCTTTACGCGCAATATCGTTATATTAAAAGATAATTTGGGACATACGGGTGTCGGTGAGGTTCCGGGCGGAGATGGAATTCTTCAAACGCTAAAAAGAGCTTGTCCACTTGTCGTTGGACAATCCATTGGATTCTACAATAATATTCTCAATCTTGTGCGTAAGCAACTTGTTGAGGGAAACGCAACAGGGCCTCAGTCTACGGTACACAAAGTCACTTCCAAATCGGAAGCAGCGGTGTTAAAGCAACCACATGAAATTAATTTGCGTGCTGATAATGTGTTAACAGCAATTGAAGCGGCATTGCTGGATTTATTAGGACAATTTCTTGGTGTGCCTGTTGCAGCATTATTGGGGAATGGGCAGCAACGGGATGCTGTTAGAATGCTTGGCTATTTATTTTATATTGGTGATCAAACCGAAACGGACTTGCCTTATTTGAATGATTCTCATTCGAAAGACAACTGGTTTCGCTTGCGCCATGAGGAGGCTTTGACACCGGAGGCTGTCGTTTGTCTTGCTGAAGCCGCTACTGAACGTTATGGCTTTCAAGACTTTAAGCTCAAAGGCGGCGTTATGAGTGGAGAAAAAGAGATGGAAGCTGTTGCGGCTTTAGCTAAACGCTTTCCTCAGGCGCGGATTACGTTGGATCCGAATGGAGCTTGGTCACTAGATGAAGCCATTAGTCTATGTCGTAATCAGCATCATGTAATGGCGTATGCTGAAGATCCTTGTGGAGCTGAAAATGGGTATTCAGGACGTGAAGTGATGGCAGAATTCCGACGAGCGACAGGGATGCCTGTTGCAACAAATATGATTGCAACGGATTGGCGGCAAATGGGGCATTCGGTTCAACTTCATTCCGTGGATATCCCTTTGGCTGATCCGCATTTTTGGACGATGCAAGGCTCTGTACGTATTGCTCAGTTATGTCATGAATGGGGATTGACGTGGGGATCACATTCAAACAATCATTTTGATATTTCATTGGCCATGTTTACGCATGTAGCAGCGGCAGCGCCAGGGAATATTACAGCTATTGATACGCACTGGATTTGGCAGGAAGGCGAAGAACATCTGACAAAAGAGCCATTCAAGATTGTGGGTGGTATGGTTAAAGTGCCAGAAAAACCCGGTCTTGGTGTAGAAATTGACATGGAACAAGTCGAGAAAGCTAATAAGCTATACAATAAAATGGTGACAGGTGCTCGCGATGATGCTAAGTCTATGCAATATTTAATTCCGGGTTGGAAATATGATC
- a CDS encoding DUF1667 domain-containing protein: MIKKYTCIVCPNGCEIEAQVEGEKILAVEGACCQRGKDYVEQEWVDPQRSIATSVLVANGNLPLVSVRLTRAIPKAKIMEVMNEIKQVHLMAPVKAGQTVIKNILGLHSDVIATKNVYAK, translated from the coding sequence ATGATAAAGAAATATACTTGCATCGTTTGTCCAAATGGCTGTGAAATTGAGGCCCAAGTGGAAGGGGAGAAGATCCTCGCAGTTGAAGGCGCCTGTTGCCAAAGGGGGAAGGATTATGTCGAGCAGGAATGGGTAGACCCACAGAGAAGTATTGCTACTTCCGTTCTAGTGGCGAATGGAAATCTTCCACTTGTCAGTGTCAGACTCACTCGTGCTATTCCGAAAGCGAAGATCATGGAAGTTATGAATGAAATCAAGCAGGTACATTTAATGGCTCCGGTGAAAGCAGGGCAGACTGTGATAAAAAATATCCTGGGTCTTCATAGTGATGTGATTGCAACTAAAAATGTTTACGCAAAATAA
- a CDS encoding NAD(P)/FAD-dependent oxidoreductase, with protein sequence MTIMNKEVVIIGGGPAGLAAAVELRKKGIQEIVILEREKQLGGILRQCIHDGFGLTRFKQTLSGPEYSQRFIDLVKKLHIEYVTDATVIEITSMKKVIAASKDGLLEYRAKAVVLAMGCRERTRGAISIPGTRPAGIYNAGVAQSYINLHNTMVGKDVVILGSGDIGMIMARRMTLEGAKVKAVFEVQPYPSGLPRNIEQCLNDYGIPLYLSHTITKIKGNARLEGITVSQVDENMNPIIGTEKDYDCDTLILSVGLIPENELSLACGVKLDSRTKGAIVDENYQTSVAGVFAAGNVLQVHDLLDFVSLEAEGLADSVAEYIQQGELTDCPIDIVTDNAISHTIPQKISGKKDFTLSLRVRKPFKNCHIDVMQSDTVIRTVLLKKAIPAQMIQVKLKETDIKTLDNIKVVVR encoded by the coding sequence ATGACTATCATGAATAAGGAGGTTGTCATTATTGGTGGTGGACCTGCGGGGCTTGCAGCTGCAGTGGAACTTAGGAAAAAAGGAATTCAAGAAATTGTCATATTGGAAAGGGAAAAACAGTTAGGGGGCATTCTTAGACAATGTATTCATGATGGTTTTGGTCTTACGCGTTTTAAACAAACGCTGAGTGGTCCTGAGTATTCGCAAAGGTTTATTGATCTTGTAAAAAAGCTTCATATTGAATATGTTACAGATGCGACAGTCATTGAGATTACTTCAATGAAGAAGGTTATTGCTGCTTCTAAAGATGGACTTTTAGAGTATCGGGCAAAGGCTGTTGTCCTCGCCATGGGGTGTAGAGAAAGGACGCGCGGAGCTATTAGTATTCCGGGCACAAGACCCGCTGGAATTTATAATGCAGGTGTGGCGCAATCCTACATCAATTTACATAATACGATGGTGGGGAAAGATGTGGTGATTCTCGGTTCCGGTGATATTGGCATGATTATGGCAAGACGCATGACTTTGGAGGGGGCGAAAGTGAAGGCGGTATTTGAAGTGCAGCCCTATCCAAGCGGATTACCCCGGAATATCGAGCAATGTTTAAATGACTATGGCATTCCACTATATCTTAGTCACACCATTACGAAGATTAAGGGGAATGCCAGATTGGAAGGAATTACTGTTTCGCAAGTAGATGAAAATATGAATCCTATTATTGGGACGGAAAAAGATTATGATTGTGATACTTTAATTCTCTCAGTTGGATTGATTCCGGAAAATGAACTGTCCTTAGCTTGCGGGGTGAAACTCGATAGTAGAACAAAAGGCGCTATTGTTGATGAGAACTATCAGACTTCAGTAGCTGGCGTATTTGCGGCGGGTAATGTGCTGCAAGTTCATGATTTATTAGATTTTGTCTCATTAGAAGCCGAGGGACTCGCAGATAGTGTGGCAGAATATATTCAACAAGGTGAGTTAACGGATTGTCCCATTGATATCGTAACAGATAACGCTATTAGTCATACTATCCCGCAAAAAATTAGTGGCAAAAAGGATTTTACACTTTCGCTGCGTGTAAGAAAGCCTTTTAAAAATTGTCATATTGATGTGATGCAGAGTGACACTGTCATTAGAACGGTATTGTTGAAAAAGGCAATTCCGGCGCAAATGATTCAAGTTAAGCTTAAAGAAACAGATATTAAAACATTAGATAATATAAAGGTGGTGGTGAGATGA
- a CDS encoding NAD(P)/FAD-dependent oxidoreductase — MNQVYDVIIIGAGVVGSAVAREFARYRLKVGVLEKELDVCCETSGRNSGVLHGGFTYKTGSLKAKCSVEGNAEFDQVAAELDVPFKRTGKVVVGFTEDDMQSLLRFKAVGDANGVPGLEIIDKGRLAELDSSAGGEFAMYSPSSGILNPFIYTVALAENAKQNGVDFYFGNEVLSVQRKNEIYEIATGESFYKARWVVNCAGLNSAKISSMLGIDGYTIGGFKGEYFVLDKKVGKYLNMPVYPAPGSNGGFATHATPTVDGNVLIGPDSTLVADFEDYGVTPAALKGLIVDGAKMFNHVKREHFIRNFSGIRPKLIDKETKQVLDFVVESRSEAPNVINLVGIESPGITSALPLARRTVALFKDQERLIPNEKFNPRRQGILCFAKQSDAIKKELIEQDPNYGEIICRCETVTKAEILQAIHNCLGVTTVTGIKNRTRAMMGRCQGGYCETRIVQLLQQELHKQETDIVYSRSGSEMFTGKVRI, encoded by the coding sequence GTGAATCAAGTGTATGATGTTATTATTATCGGAGCGGGAGTTGTAGGGAGCGCAGTTGCCAGAGAGTTTGCAAGGTATCGATTAAAAGTAGGTGTTCTGGAAAAGGAACTGGATGTATGCTGTGAAACCAGTGGCAGAAATTCAGGCGTACTACATGGTGGCTTTACTTATAAAACGGGTTCATTAAAGGCAAAGTGCAGTGTAGAAGGCAATGCGGAGTTTGATCAAGTTGCTGCTGAGTTAGATGTTCCGTTTAAAAGAACGGGGAAGGTTGTTGTTGGATTTACGGAAGATGATATGCAGAGTCTGTTGAGGTTTAAGGCTGTCGGTGATGCTAATGGAGTACCTGGTTTAGAAATTATTGATAAAGGGCGATTAGCGGAACTCGATTCCAGTGCAGGCGGAGAATTCGCCATGTATTCACCCTCGTCAGGTATTTTGAATCCTTTTATTTATACGGTGGCACTGGCTGAAAATGCCAAGCAAAATGGGGTGGACTTCTATTTCGGCAATGAAGTATTGAGTGTTCAAAGGAAAAATGAAATTTATGAAATAGCGACGGGAGAGTCATTTTATAAGGCTCGCTGGGTTGTTAATTGTGCAGGACTAAACTCAGCTAAAATTTCATCTATGCTTGGTATTGATGGTTATACCATTGGGGGTTTTAAAGGTGAATACTTTGTTTTAGATAAAAAGGTTGGCAAGTATTTAAATATGCCTGTTTATCCAGCACCGGGTTCCAACGGTGGATTCGCTACTCACGCAACACCGACGGTAGACGGAAATGTTTTAATTGGTCCTGATTCTACCTTGGTAGCTGATTTCGAAGATTATGGAGTTACGCCTGCGGCTTTAAAAGGTTTAATCGTGGATGGAGCCAAAATGTTTAACCATGTAAAAAGAGAACATTTTATCCGAAATTTTTCGGGGATTCGGCCGAAGCTTATTGATAAAGAAACGAAACAAGTCCTCGATTTTGTTGTAGAATCACGCTCAGAAGCACCAAATGTGATTAATCTTGTAGGAATTGAATCGCCAGGTATTACAAGTGCCTTACCTCTTGCTAGACGAACGGTGGCCCTTTTTAAAGATCAGGAAAGACTTATTCCTAATGAAAAGTTTAATCCGAGAAGGCAAGGAATTCTTTGCTTTGCAAAGCAAAGTGATGCAATTAAAAAAGAATTAATCGAACAAGATCCCAACTATGGTGAAATTATTTGTCGTTGTGAAACGGTTACGAAGGCGGAAATATTACAGGCCATCCATAATTGTCTAGGTGTGACAACGGTGACGGGGATAAAAAATCGAACACGGGCCATGATGGGCCGATGCCAGGGCGGTTATTGTGAAACGAGAATTGTACAACTGTTACAACAGGAATTGCATAAGCAGGAAACGGACATTGTTTATTCAAGGTCGGGCTCAGAGATGTTTACTGGGAAGGTGAGAATATAA
- a CDS encoding FadR/GntR family transcriptional regulator, with product MLNIDEFSSKSLVENTSEKIVKLIVENEVSVGQKLPNEYELSKQLGVSRNTIREAIRALVSRNIVEIRRGAGTFVSQKLGIADDPLGLTFIKDKEKVYLDLIQIRFILEPPIASLAAQNATEEEIEKLGQLCDDVEKLLLAGKDPVEKDIEFHTQIAKCSKNRVVPNLIPIINAAITVFTRIKENKVASRTIEAHREIFEAIKAHQCNDAQDAMILHLAYNRNKLRKTVQI from the coding sequence ATGCTGAATATTGATGAATTTTCCAGTAAGTCACTTGTTGAAAATACTTCGGAAAAAATAGTGAAACTTATCGTTGAAAATGAGGTTTCTGTTGGCCAGAAGCTTCCTAATGAGTATGAACTTTCGAAGCAGCTTGGTGTAAGCCGCAATACTATTCGAGAAGCAATTCGGGCTCTTGTGTCGAGAAATATTGTCGAGATAAGACGAGGCGCGGGTACTTTCGTGTCTCAAAAGCTGGGAATTGCTGATGATCCCCTTGGACTTACTTTTATTAAAGATAAGGAAAAAGTATATTTAGATTTAATTCAGATACGTTTTATATTGGAACCCCCCATTGCATCATTGGCTGCGCAAAATGCAACAGAAGAGGAAATAGAAAAATTAGGACAGTTATGTGATGATGTGGAGAAGTTGCTATTGGCAGGAAAAGATCCGGTGGAAAAAGACATCGAATTTCATACACAAATTGCGAAATGCAGTAAAAATAGAGTTGTGCCTAATTTAATTCCTATTATTAATGCGGCGATTACTGTGTTTACTCGGATTAAGGAAAATAAGGTAGCAAGTCGGACAATTGAAGCACATAGAGAGATTTTTGAAGCCATCAAGGCACATCAGTGTAATGATGCACAGGATGCGATGATTTTGCATCTTGCTTATAATCGCAATAAACTTAGAAAAACAGTGCAGATTTAA